A window of the Acetobacteraceae bacterium genome harbors these coding sequences:
- a CDS encoding nitric-oxide reductase large subunit: MDTSQIIGGDEKLSPWWRRILILTVVIASAALVYITAHTPEISPPIPEKVINVADNSVIATKEDIQDGQNIFQRYGLMDNGSLWGHGAYIGPDFGAAALHREAIILHEEYAQSEYKVAYKALDEGQRAAVNAEVATLLKKNEYNPQSGELHLTAAEAEAWKTSPDYWEDYVKDPSKDGGLKPNLITDKTELRKLAAYFDWAAWASIAQRPGQTHSYTNNFPYDPDAGNTPMPGAVLWSVLSALTLLGGIGGAIAVRDRYPGAGWVSNMQKQLPSRLVPGQATPAQRALGKYMLVAVTLFFLQTLMGGAIAHYRIDSASFYGIELYKIFPSNLLRAWHLQCAVFWVATAYVAGSLYMAIGLRPKGDELANSNLLKWMVNGLFAAFVVVVAGSFLGIWTGFLDLFKGSSDLWEWFGATGWEWLEQGKFWHFLLAVGLFGWFGMLFWLGRSSKNENKDDRALIRVFWLATLAVPLFYVPVLFIGHKTNYSMVEIWRFWLIHLWVEAYLEFFATTLVGVMFYMLGIVRVKTVLRTVYFDGILFFMGGVLGTCHHWYFTGQNQMMFAFGSLFSAMEVVPLTLMCAEAWDFFSATKRDTDGGYSVVHKYAFYFLVACGFWNFVGAGMCGFFINMPIMSYYEVGTMLTANHGHAAFMGVFGMLALAMVVLVLQNLSSKEEWVKLEKWIKVSLIGTNIGLALMCVTSLFPGGMFQLWDVMTNGYWHARSAAYTKTELALGIEWVRMFGDMIFILFGSLPAFIFALKAWVGLFSKKSKEIA, translated from the coding sequence GTGGATACGTCGCAAATCATAGGAGGGGATGAAAAACTTTCCCCTTGGTGGCGCCGTATTCTTATTTTAACAGTGGTGATTGCCTCTGCGGCACTTGTGTACATCACTGCACATACACCTGAAATTTCTCCACCAATTCCTGAAAAAGTCATCAATGTCGCAGATAATTCTGTGATTGCAACGAAAGAAGATATTCAGGACGGACAGAATATTTTTCAACGCTATGGCTTAATGGACAATGGTAGTCTATGGGGGCATGGCGCTTATATTGGGCCAGATTTTGGTGCGGCTGCTTTGCACCGTGAGGCCATTATTCTTCATGAAGAATATGCGCAATCTGAGTACAAAGTTGCTTATAAGGCTTTAGATGAGGGGCAGAGAGCTGCAGTTAATGCGGAAGTAGCAACGCTTTTAAAGAAAAATGAGTATAATCCACAATCAGGTGAGTTACACTTGACAGCTGCTGAAGCAGAGGCATGGAAAACGTCTCCAGATTATTGGGAAGATTATGTTAAAGACCCTAGCAAAGATGGTGGTTTGAAGCCTAATCTGATTACGGATAAGACAGAGCTTCGTAAGTTGGCTGCTTATTTTGATTGGGCTGCTTGGGCTTCTATTGCGCAACGCCCTGGCCAGACCCATTCTTATACCAACAATTTCCCATATGATCCTGATGCAGGCAATACTCCAATGCCTGGCGCAGTTCTTTGGAGCGTGTTGAGCGCCTTGACGCTGCTTGGCGGTATTGGGGGAGCGATTGCCGTTCGTGACCGTTATCCTGGTGCAGGCTGGGTCAGCAATATGCAAAAGCAGCTGCCTTCACGTCTTGTTCCAGGGCAGGCAACCCCAGCACAGCGTGCTTTAGGGAAATATATGCTTGTTGCGGTGACGCTTTTCTTCCTTCAGACTTTGATGGGTGGGGCGATTGCGCATTACCGGATTGATTCCGCAAGTTTCTATGGTATTGAGCTTTATAAAATTTTCCCGTCAAACCTCTTACGCGCATGGCATTTGCAGTGTGCTGTTTTCTGGGTTGCAACAGCCTATGTTGCTGGTAGTCTGTACATGGCAATTGGCTTGCGTCCAAAAGGTGATGAACTTGCAAACTCCAACCTTCTAAAATGGATGGTTAATGGACTGTTTGCAGCTTTTGTTGTGGTTGTTGCAGGTTCTTTCCTTGGGATATGGACAGGCTTTTTGGATCTTTTCAAAGGCTCTTCTGATCTTTGGGAATGGTTCGGTGCAACAGGTTGGGAGTGGCTTGAACAAGGTAAGTTTTGGCACTTTCTTTTGGCTGTTGGTCTTTTTGGCTGGTTCGGAATGCTTTTCTGGCTCGGTCGTTCCAGTAAGAATGAAAATAAAGATGACAGAGCGCTCATCCGTGTTTTCTGGTTAGCAACTTTGGCTGTGCCATTGTTCTATGTTCCAGTTCTCTTTATTGGACATAAAACAAACTATTCCATGGTTGAAATTTGGCGGTTTTGGCTGATTCATCTATGGGTTGAGGCTTATTTGGAATTTTTCGCAACAACCTTGGTTGGTGTGATGTTCTATATGCTGGGTATTGTTCGGGTTAAAACAGTCCTTCGTACGGTTTACTTTGATGGTATTCTGTTTTTCATGGGCGGTGTGCTTGGAACATGCCATCACTGGTACTTCACAGGCCAAAATCAGATGATGTTTGCTTTTGGTTCGTTGTTCTCTGCGATGGAAGTCGTGCCTTTGACACTTATGTGTGCGGAAGCATGGGATTTCTTCTCTGCAACAAAACGCGATACAGATGGCGGTTACTCTGTTGTTCACAAATATGCATTCTACTTCTTGGTTGCTTGCGGTTTCTGGAACTTTGTTGGTGCTGGTATGTGTGGGTTCTTCATCAATATGCCAATTATGAGCTATTATGAAGTCGGTACAATGCTCACAGCAAACCATGGCCATGCTGCCTTTATGGGTGTATTTGGTATGTTAGCGCTGGCAATGGTGGTGTTGGTTCTTCAGAACCTTTCCAGCAAAGAGGAATGGGTTAAGCTCGAAAAATGGATTAAAGTTTCTCTTATTGGAACGAATATTGGTTTAGCGCTTATGTGCGTTACTAGTCTGTTTCCAGGAGGAATGTTCCAGCTTTGGGATGTTATGACCAATGGGTACTGGCATGCTAGAAGTGCAGCTTACACTAAAACAGAACTTGCGCTTGGTATTGAGTGGGTCAGAATGTTTGGAGATATGATTTTCATTCTTTTTGGTTCTCTTCCTGCCTTTATCTTCGCATTAAAAGCATGGGTTGGATTATTCTCAAAGAAATCTAAAGAGATTGCTTAA
- a CDS encoding LysE family translocator, which translates to MLQVLIAIGWMWGIGVIVPGMDFVLISRISFLHGRRAAILATFGDAAAIALWSFAAFIGIQTLFEHAPKLYHLLQIIGSLYLIYLGLQLIWQSFKPIEMEKASKEAEDHKNRGFFLTGFFVTLANPAAIFWLAAIFAANLPVHTPWEWGIPIIAMIGTMEIVWYSLVACLFGHPLVSEKFNRWRRWVDVVSGLVFMGLAVQIALESLLQ; encoded by the coding sequence ATGTTACAGGTTTTGATTGCGATTGGCTGGATGTGGGGAATTGGCGTTATTGTCCCTGGGATGGATTTTGTCCTAATTTCCCGTATTTCTTTTTTACATGGTCGAAGGGCAGCCATTTTGGCAACTTTCGGCGATGCAGCAGCCATTGCCTTGTGGAGCTTTGCTGCCTTTATTGGAATTCAGACACTTTTTGAACATGCGCCAAAATTATATCATCTTTTACAAATTATAGGGTCTCTTTACCTTATTTACTTGGGACTTCAGTTAATTTGGCAAAGTTTCAAACCTATTGAAATGGAAAAGGCTTCAAAAGAGGCTGAAGATCATAAAAATAGGGGTTTTTTTCTCACAGGTTTTTTCGTAACGCTTGCTAATCCTGCCGCTATCTTTTGGTTAGCCGCTATTTTTGCCGCAAATTTACCTGTGCATACGCCTTGGGAGTGGGGCATTCCTATTATCGCAATGATTGGGACAATGGAAATTGTCTGGTATAGCCTTGTTGCTTGTCTATTTGGGCATCCCCTGGTTTCTGAAAAATTTAATCGTTGGCGCCGTTGGGTTGATGTGGTGAGCGGTTTAGTTTTTATGGGGTTGGCGGTTCAGATTGCCCTTGAGAGCTTGCTTCAATAG
- the argC gene encoding N-acetyl-gamma-glutamyl-phosphate reductase: protein MISSALNKKIAVFIDGMAGTTGLSLRQRIEEEAFRPFFTLLTLPEELRKDENARREMMQQADITVLCLPDQAVRQAVSLAQKTKTRILDASSVHRVDEGWIYGFPELEKGQAEKIAHAERVSNPGCYATGAIAILRPLMRAGILPESYPISLQGISGYSGGGRGMISAWEKEDSPSFELYALMQTHKHLPEITKYASLFRTPLFVPAVGKFERGMVVLCPLDLGLLPKKYRVEEIREILTSYYADCSQSERGAIRILSGKETLEEKRLSPEKMAGRDDLILRVQGEEGGRLVITAHFDNLGKGAAGAALSNLLLMRKYHF, encoded by the coding sequence ATGATTTCTTCTGCTTTAAATAAAAAAATAGCCGTTTTTATTGACGGGATGGCCGGTACGACGGGGCTTTCTTTGCGGCAACGGATCGAAGAGGAGGCTTTTCGGCCTTTTTTTACGTTGTTAACGCTGCCAGAAGAGCTGCGTAAAGATGAAAATGCACGTCGGGAAATGATGCAACAGGCCGATATTACGGTTCTCTGTTTACCAGATCAGGCCGTTAGGCAGGCTGTCTCTTTAGCGCAAAAAACGAAAACAAGAATTTTAGATGCAAGTTCAGTTCATCGGGTTGATGAGGGGTGGATTTACGGGTTTCCAGAACTTGAAAAAGGACAAGCTGAAAAGATTGCTCATGCAGAAAGAGTCAGCAATCCTGGGTGTTATGCCACAGGTGCGATTGCTATTCTGCGTCCTTTGATGCGTGCTGGCATCTTGCCAGAAAGTTATCCAATTTCTTTACAAGGTATTTCAGGCTATAGCGGTGGCGGAAGAGGCATGATTTCCGCTTGGGAAAAAGAGGATTCTCCTTCTTTTGAGCTTTATGCTTTGATGCAGACGCATAAGCATCTTCCTGAAATTACAAAATATGCTTCTCTTTTTAGAACGCCGCTTTTTGTCCCTGCTGTTGGTAAATTTGAGCGCGGGATGGTTGTTTTATGTCCTTTAGATTTGGGGCTTTTACCTAAAAAATATCGTGTCGAGGAGATTAGAGAAATTTTGACCTCCTATTATGCGGATTGTTCCCAAAGTGAGCGTGGAGCTATTCGAATTTTAAGTGGAAAAGAGACTTTAGAAGAAAAACGTTTATCGCCAGAGAAAATGGCTGGACGTGATGATCTTATTCTTCGGGTTCAGGGCGAAGAAGGTGGGCGTCTTGTGATTACAGCACATTTCGATAATTTGGGGAAAGGCGCTGCTGGAGCTGCATTATCAAATCTTTTGCTGATGCGAAAATACCACTTTTAA